The Celeribacter marinus genome window below encodes:
- a CDS encoding EthD family reductase, with protein MFVRCAFFKGKIKSGMEEAFHDHWRENLVPLWSAFPNLKELRVHREVESDDPESPFPLVMAMKFETRDDIEEALASPTRWASKETSKKLFEMFDGHVIHTVFAADQFDPTAL; from the coding sequence ATGTTCGTACGCTGCGCGTTTTTCAAAGGCAAAATTAAATCGGGCATGGAAGAGGCGTTCCATGACCATTGGCGCGAAAACCTTGTGCCGCTTTGGAGTGCCTTTCCAAATCTCAAGGAATTGCGGGTTCACCGCGAGGTCGAAAGTGATGATCCCGAAAGCCCGTTCCCCTTGGTTATGGCGATGAAGTTTGAAACGCGCGATGATATCGAAGAGGCGCTTGCCTCCCCGACACGGTGGGCGAGTAAGGAAACGTCGAAAAAACTGTTCGAGATGTTTGACGGTCATGTCATTCACACGGTTTTCGCGGCGGATCAATTCGACCCGACCGCGCTCTAA
- a CDS encoding MYG1 family protein: MTITHLVTHSGGFHADELLSSVILTRLFADAQLVRTRDKAWITPAEGRIIYDVGGQFDADARIFDHHQRPNPLREDGQPYSSFGLIWAQYGGDYLRAMDVPEHDIEAIHGSFDRGFVLPVDLVDNGAVNASEAGPLFSGLTLPVLLESLKPVFDDTEEGVEDRAFLAALSVARAFVEAQIKRKAAKYRAEAMVLAAIEAAGEGFILELPMGMPFRAGVEKAGADHLLFVVHPRGGDWTLTTIRVGNDTFEARADLPAAWAGLTDAALDAAAGVSGAKFCHNGRFIAVASTREAILQMAELAVVEAQANA, from the coding sequence ATGACAATCACCCACCTTGTGACCCATTCTGGCGGCTTTCATGCCGATGAACTTTTGTCGTCGGTGATCCTGACACGCCTCTTTGCGGATGCACAGCTTGTCCGCACGCGCGATAAGGCATGGATCACACCCGCCGAGGGTCGGATCATTTATGACGTTGGCGGCCAGTTTGATGCGGATGCGCGGATTTTCGATCACCACCAACGCCCCAACCCGCTGCGTGAGGATGGCCAGCCGTATAGCTCGTTTGGTCTGATCTGGGCGCAGTACGGCGGCGATTATTTGCGCGCGATGGATGTTCCCGAACACGATATCGAGGCGATTCACGGCTCGTTTGATCGCGGGTTCGTTCTGCCGGTCGATCTGGTCGACAATGGCGCGGTGAATGCGTCGGAGGCGGGGCCGTTGTTTTCGGGTTTGACGTTGCCTGTGTTGTTGGAGAGCCTCAAGCCGGTGTTTGATGACACCGAAGAGGGCGTTGAAGATCGTGCTTTTCTGGCGGCGCTCAGCGTGGCGCGGGCGTTCGTCGAGGCACAAATCAAACGCAAAGCCGCGAAATACCGCGCAGAGGCGATGGTGCTTGCCGCGATAGAGGCCGCAGGAGAGGGGTTTATCCTTGAGCTGCCGATGGGCATGCCGTTTCGCGCAGGTGTGGAAAAAGCGGGTGCAGATCATTTGTTGTTCGTTGTCCATCCGCGCGGGGGTGATTGGACGCTGACAACCATCAGGGTTGGGAATGACACGTTCGAGGCGCGCGCTGATTTGCCTGCGGCATGGGCGGGTTTGACCGATGCGGCGTTAGATGCGGCGGCGGGTGTGAGCGGTGCCAAGTTCTGTCACAACGGGCGCTTTATTGCGGTGGCCAGCACGCGGGAGGCTATTTTGCAGATGGCAGAGCTTGCAGTGGTTGAGGCGCAGGCTAACGCGTGA
- a CDS encoding ETC complex I subunit — MRARIYQPARNAMQSGQAKTKEWVLDFAPASARDIDPLMGWTSSSDTQTQVRMKFDSKEAAIAYATEHGIDHVVQEPHKRAHNVRAGGYGDNFATNRRQVWTH, encoded by the coding sequence ATGCGCGCTCGTATTTATCAGCCCGCCCGCAACGCCATGCAGTCTGGCCAAGCTAAAACCAAAGAATGGGTTTTGGATTTCGCCCCTGCGTCGGCCCGCGATATCGACCCGCTGATGGGGTGGACCTCGTCATCGGATACGCAAACGCAAGTGCGCATGAAATTCGATAGCAAAGAGGCCGCAATCGCATACGCGACCGAGCATGGCATCGACCATGTGGTCCAAGAGCCGCACAAACGCGCCCACAATGTGCGCGCGGGCGGCTACGGCGATAACTTTGCTACCAATCGTCGTCAGGTCTGGACGCACTAG
- the uvrB gene encoding excinuclease ABC subunit UvrB: MDQPILHSPAPDVKNRPKLEGGKRFVLNTQFEAAGDQPNAIKEISAAINAGERDQVLLGATGTGKTFTMAKVIEATQRPAIILAPNKTLAAQLYGEFKGFFPDNAVEYFVSYYDYYQPEAYVARSDTFIEKESQINEQIDRMRHSATRALLERDDVIIVASVSCIYGIGSAETYGAMTQDLQVGNEYNQREVMGDLIAQAYKRNDHGFARGTFRVRGDTLEIWPAHLDDRAWKLSFFGEELESITEFDPLTGAKTDTFKQVRIYANSHYVTPQKTMKQAVQGIKKELRMRLDQLNNEGKLLEAQRLEQRCNFDIEMLEATGVCNGIENYSRYLTGRAPGEPPPTLFEFIPDSAIVFADESHVSVPQIGGMYKGDFRRKMTLAEHGFRLPSCMDNRPLKFEEWDAMRPQSVFVSATPAAWELEQTGGVFTEQIIRPTGLLDPVVEIRPVETQVDDLLDEVRKQAAAGYRVLVTTLTKRMSEDLTEYMHEQGIRVRYMHSDIDTIERIEILRDLRLGAFDVLIGINLLREGLDIPECGLVAILDADKEGFLRSETSLIQTIGRAARNAEGRVILYADRITGSMERAMGETERRREKQMAYNVKHGITPQTVKKNVEDILAGLYKGDVDMNRVTATIDTPMAGQNLQAVLDGLRSDMRKAAENLEFEEAARLRDEVQRLEAVELTISDDPLARQSAVDAAVGDAKTASGRSTGGRGGMRGGKRGGRR; this comes from the coding sequence ATGGACCAACCGATCCTACACTCCCCTGCCCCCGATGTGAAAAACCGCCCCAAATTGGAAGGCGGCAAACGGTTTGTGCTCAATACACAATTCGAGGCCGCAGGGGATCAGCCCAACGCGATCAAGGAAATTAGCGCCGCGATCAACGCGGGCGAACGCGATCAGGTGCTTTTGGGCGCGACCGGCACGGGCAAAACATTCACCATGGCCAAGGTGATCGAGGCCACACAACGCCCCGCCATCATTCTCGCCCCGAACAAGACACTCGCGGCGCAGCTTTATGGCGAATTCAAAGGCTTTTTTCCTGACAACGCCGTTGAGTACTTTGTGTCCTATTACGACTACTACCAACCCGAGGCTTATGTTGCGCGCTCCGACACCTTCATCGAGAAGGAAAGCCAGATCAACGAGCAAATCGACCGGATGCGCCACTCGGCCACCCGCGCGCTATTGGAGCGCGACGATGTGATTATCGTGGCCTCTGTGTCGTGCATTTACGGCATCGGCAGCGCCGAAACCTATGGCGCCATGACCCAAGATTTGCAGGTCGGCAACGAATACAACCAACGCGAGGTCATGGGCGACTTGATCGCTCAGGCCTACAAACGCAATGATCACGGTTTTGCACGCGGAACATTTCGCGTGCGCGGTGACACCCTCGAAATCTGGCCCGCCCACTTGGATGACCGCGCGTGGAAACTGTCGTTCTTTGGCGAAGAATTGGAAAGCATCACCGAGTTTGACCCGCTCACAGGTGCAAAAACCGATACGTTTAAACAGGTCCGCATCTACGCCAACTCACACTACGTCACCCCGCAAAAGACGATGAAACAAGCGGTGCAAGGCATCAAAAAAGAACTCCGCATGCGCCTTGATCAACTCAACAACGAGGGCAAACTGTTGGAGGCACAGCGCCTTGAGCAACGGTGTAATTTCGACATCGAGATGTTGGAGGCCACAGGTGTGTGCAACGGCATCGAGAACTATTCGCGCTACCTCACGGGCCGCGCCCCCGGTGAGCCGCCCCCCACATTGTTCGAATTCATCCCCGATAGCGCCATCGTATTTGCCGACGAAAGCCACGTCTCCGTTCCGCAAATCGGCGGCATGTACAAAGGTGACTTTAGACGCAAAATGACCCTCGCCGAACACGGGTTCCGCCTGCCCTCCTGCATGGACAACCGCCCGCTCAAGTTCGAGGAATGGGACGCGATGCGCCCGCAATCCGTCTTTGTCTCCGCAACCCCAGCGGCGTGGGAGTTGGAACAAACGGGCGGGGTGTTCACCGAACAGATCATTCGCCCCACCGGCCTTTTGGACCCTGTTGTGGAAATCCGCCCCGTCGAAACACAAGTCGACGATTTGCTCGACGAAGTGCGCAAACAGGCGGCGGCGGGCTACCGTGTTCTCGTCACCACCCTGACCAAACGCATGTCCGAGGATCTCACAGAATACATGCACGAACAGGGCATTCGCGTGCGCTACATGCACTCGGACATCGACACGATCGAGCGGATTGAAATCTTGCGCGATTTGCGTCTCGGCGCGTTCGATGTGCTCATCGGCATCAACTTGCTGCGCGAGGGCTTGGACATTCCCGAATGCGGCCTCGTTGCTATTTTGGACGCGGACAAAGAGGGCTTCTTGCGCTCCGAAACCTCTCTCATTCAAACCATCGGCCGCGCGGCGCGCAACGCCGAAGGCCGCGTGATCCTCTATGCCGACCGCATCACCGGATCGATGGAACGCGCCATGGGCGAGACTGAGCGGCGCCGCGAAAAACAGATGGCCTATAACGTCAAACACGGCATCACGCCGCAAACCGTCAAAAAGAACGTCGAGGACATTTTGGCAGGCCTCTACAAAGGCGATGTCGATATGAACCGCGTCACCGCAACGATAGACACCCCGATGGCGGGCCAAAATCTTCAGGCTGTTCTGGACGGGCTACGCAGCGATATGCGCAAAGCCGCAGAGAATTTGGAATTTGAAGAGGCCGCACGCCTGCGCGATGAAGTGCAACGCTTGGAAGCGGTCGAGCTCACAATTTCCGACGACCCACTGGCGCGCCAATCCGCCGTTGACGCAGCTGTAGGGGACGCGAAAACAGCCTCTGGCCGCAGCACAGGAGGCCGAGGCGGAATGCGCGGAGGAAAACGTGGGGGGCGGAGGTAG
- a CDS encoding rhodanese-like domain-containing protein yields MRLLTAALIVAASAASADPVGITKDMMSVTVPTGAGPVEISRIQDNAALIEGDFAQIARPCPSFCIQPMVPAEGVTPIGELEMLGFLNDPDVIVVDGRVRSNFAGGAIPGAINIPYTEAADRLGELGCEPDFEGFICEGDAVKSVALYCNGPWCGQSPTAARRMIEAGFPAEKIYYYRAGMQGWRMLGLTVSQ; encoded by the coding sequence ATGCGACTTTTGACAGCTGCACTAATCGTAGCGGCGAGTGCCGCAAGTGCCGATCCCGTTGGGATTACCAAAGATATGATGAGCGTGACGGTGCCGACCGGCGCGGGTCCGGTGGAGATTTCACGCATCCAAGATAATGCAGCGCTGATTGAGGGTGATTTCGCCCAAATCGCGCGACCTTGCCCGAGCTTTTGCATTCAACCGATGGTGCCCGCCGAGGGGGTGACACCGATTGGGGAACTGGAGATGCTCGGATTTTTGAACGACCCTGATGTGATTGTTGTCGACGGGCGCGTTCGGTCGAACTTCGCCGGTGGCGCGATCCCCGGCGCGATCAACATCCCCTATACCGAGGCCGCCGATCGTTTGGGCGAATTGGGATGCGAGCCTGATTTCGAAGGGTTCATTTGCGAGGGCGATGCAGTTAAATCTGTGGCGCTCTATTGCAACGGACCATGGTGCGGCCAATCCCCGACAGCGGCACGCCGCATGATCGAAGCGGGATTTCCAGCAGAAAAAATCTACTACTACCGCGCAGGGATGCAAGGCTGGCGGATGTTGGGGCTGACTGTGAGCCAATAG
- a CDS encoding response regulator transcription factor, whose amino-acid sequence MRVLLAETNWNAMTAGAGLADTGLLVTRVNDGTELLEFAKFGEQSAIVFDLDIPDMDGHKLLADLRERHPLMPIYVLSHTEDWDARSRAYELGADVVLTGDVDPYFLAAQIKAAVRRTSGYSSALLKVGSMTLDTDLNRASIGSNTLHLTRKEYEILEMLVLNRDRLVTREAFMAHLYAWDDEPDARIINVYLSRIRQQIESCGGEADMLETVWGLGYRISEQARSQGVAA is encoded by the coding sequence ATGCGCGTACTTCTCGCTGAAACAAACTGGAACGCTATGACTGCGGGCGCTGGCCTTGCGGACACTGGCTTGCTTGTCACACGCGTCAATGATGGCACAGAATTGTTGGAGTTCGCCAAATTCGGGGAGCAAAGTGCGATCGTGTTCGATCTGGATATTCCCGACATGGACGGACATAAATTGCTCGCCGATCTGCGCGAGCGTCATCCCCTGATGCCGATCTATGTTTTGTCCCACACCGAAGATTGGGACGCCCGTAGTCGCGCCTATGAGTTGGGCGCGGATGTCGTCCTGACGGGTGACGTAGACCCCTATTTTCTCGCCGCTCAAATCAAAGCTGCGGTACGGCGCACATCGGGATATTCCTCCGCCCTTTTGAAAGTTGGGTCGATGACACTCGACACCGACCTCAACCGCGCGAGTATTGGCAGCAACACCTTGCATCTCACACGCAAGGAATACGAAATCCTCGAAATGCTCGTGCTCAACCGCGACCGCCTGGTGACCCGAGAGGCGTTCATGGCCCATTTGTATGCTTGGGATGACGAGCCGGATGCGCGGATCATCAACGTGTATCTATCGCGTATTCGCCAGCAAATCGAGTCCTGTGGGGGAGAGGCCGACATGTTGGAAACGGTTTGGGGGCTTGGCTATCGCATTTCCGAGCAAGCCCGCTCACAGGGTGTTGCAGCATAA
- a CDS encoding hemerythrin domain-containing protein, with the protein MNTPDDYPLDSREGLPEALQVLLADYPKAGWEAHPNFSGLVAFWLERHMMFRNVLGLLEADVQARIDRSIDPQTYAKRLGRYGSNLVQGLHGHHQIEDGHYFPILKGLDARLERGFEILDRDHHAMDGLLDRFARSANAVLSEGDDDRAREHTVRFGRECAGFARMLHRHLDDEEQIIVPVILKNGAAGLA; encoded by the coding sequence ATGAACACGCCAGATGATTATCCATTAGACAGCCGTGAGGGCTTGCCCGAGGCGCTTCAGGTGCTGTTGGCCGACTATCCAAAAGCGGGATGGGAGGCGCATCCGAATTTTTCGGGGCTTGTGGCGTTTTGGTTGGAACGGCATATGATGTTTCGCAACGTGCTCGGCCTGTTAGAGGCGGATGTGCAGGCGCGCATAGATCGTTCAATTGATCCGCAAACCTATGCCAAGCGATTGGGCCGGTACGGTAGCAATTTGGTTCAGGGGCTTCACGGTCACCATCAGATCGAAGACGGGCACTATTTTCCAATTCTAAAGGGATTGGATGCCCGGTTGGAGCGCGGGTTTGAGATTCTTGACCGTGATCACCATGCGATGGATGGTTTGTTGGACCGGTTTGCACGATCTGCGAATGCGGTCCTGTCCGAAGGCGATGATGATCGCGCGCGGGAACACACCGTTCGTTTCGGGCGCGAGTGTGCGGGGTTTGCGCGTATGCTACATCGGCATCTGGATGACGAGGAGCAGATTATCGTGCCCGTCATTCTCAAAAATGGTGCGGCGGGATTGGCGTGA
- a CDS encoding DUF4864 domain-containing protein: MVNRNLFAAIVMVFVPFSALADAVTDVIERQLDAFIARDIGTAWEQASPMIHRQMRDPRTFAAMVEMGYAPIWNNADARFSSRTTRDGQVQQVVVITDDTGATQAFEYDMIETGAGWKINGVRPVEMPDAAV; the protein is encoded by the coding sequence ATGGTGAACCGAAATCTATTTGCCGCCATTGTCATGGTCTTTGTGCCGTTTTCGGCGCTGGCCGATGCGGTCACGGATGTGATCGAGCGACAACTCGACGCCTTTATCGCGCGCGATATTGGCACGGCGTGGGAACAGGCAAGTCCGATGATTCATCGGCAAATGCGTGATCCGCGCACTTTTGCGGCGATGGTCGAGATGGGATATGCGCCGATCTGGAACAATGCGGATGCACGGTTTTCAAGCCGGACAACGCGCGATGGGCAGGTGCAGCAAGTGGTCGTGATCACCGACGACACCGGAGCCACGCAGGCGTTCGAATACGATATGATCGAGACGGGGGCGGGTTGGAAAATCAACGGGGTGCGCCCCGTGGAGATGCCTGACGCCGCAGTCTAA
- a CDS encoding lysine--tRNA ligase, whose product MSDLRDAGMNSKAWPFEEARKVLKRYEQSKDKKGYVLFETGYGPSGLPHLGTFGEVLRTTMIRRAFEVLSDVPTRLICFSDDMDGMRKVPSNVPNQEMLAEHAQKPLTSVPDPFGTHASFGDHNNDMLKRFLDTFGFDYEFYSATEYYKSGKFDEVLKRAVDKYDDVMKVMLKSLRDERAATYSIFLPIHPETGRVLYVPMKSVNRDDYTITFDDEDGREWTLPVTGGNVKLQWKPDFGARWAALGVDFEMFGKDHSTNAPIYGRICDILGGQRPENYTYELFLDSAGEKISKTKGNGLSIDEWLSYASTESLSYFMFQKPKTAKRMHFDVIPRAMDEYHQQLRAYPTQDVAQQVANPVYHIHGADVPVSDMVVPFSMLLNLASVAGAEEKDQLWGYIRSYAPDASPEANPQLDAAAGYAVRYYNDFVKPEKTFRAPTDAERAAMVDLAAALKSPEAALAEIAKKNAAVGSQDALPEVNFADGDFLQTIVFAVGTNHEFSNLREWFKALYEVLLGQSQGPRFGSFMALYGVEDSIALIEKGLAGELS is encoded by the coding sequence ATGTCTGACCTGCGTGACGCTGGTATGAACTCGAAAGCGTGGCCCTTTGAAGAGGCCCGTAAAGTTCTCAAACGGTATGAGCAATCCAAGGATAAAAAGGGCTATGTGCTATTTGAGACGGGGTATGGCCCATCGGGCTTGCCGCACTTGGGGACATTTGGCGAAGTGTTGCGCACGACGATGATCCGCCGCGCGTTCGAAGTGCTGTCGGATGTGCCAACGCGTCTTATCTGTTTCTCCGATGACATGGACGGGATGCGCAAAGTGCCATCGAACGTCCCGAACCAAGAGATGTTGGCCGAGCACGCGCAAAAGCCGCTGACATCTGTGCCCGATCCGTTTGGGACGCATGCGAGTTTTGGCGATCATAACAACGATATGCTCAAACGGTTCCTCGACACGTTCGGGTTCGACTACGAGTTTTATTCCGCGACCGAGTATTACAAATCGGGCAAGTTCGATGAGGTGCTCAAACGCGCAGTCGACAAATACGATGACGTGATGAAGGTGATGTTGAAGTCCTTGCGCGACGAGCGCGCGGCGACCTATTCGATTTTCCTGCCGATCCATCCCGAGACGGGCCGCGTGTTGTATGTGCCGATGAAGTCGGTGAACCGCGACGATTACACCATCACGTTCGACGACGAAGATGGCCGCGAATGGACCTTGCCCGTGACGGGCGGCAATGTGAAATTGCAGTGGAAGCCTGATTTTGGCGCGCGCTGGGCGGCGCTGGGTGTGGATTTCGAGATGTTCGGTAAAGACCACTCGACCAACGCGCCGATCTATGGCCGCATCTGCGATATCTTGGGCGGTCAGCGTCCCGAGAATTACACTTATGAGCTCTTCCTCGATAGCGCGGGTGAGAAGATTTCAAAGACCAAGGGCAATGGATTGTCGATCGACGAGTGGCTGTCTTATGCCTCGACCGAGAGCCTGAGCTATTTCATGTTCCAAAAGCCAAAGACCGCGAAACGGATGCATTTCGATGTGATCCCGCGCGCGATGGACGAGTATCATCAGCAATTGCGCGCCTATCCGACACAAGACGTGGCGCAGCAAGTGGCCAACCCCGTCTACCACATCCACGGCGCGGACGTGCCGGTGTCCGATATGGTCGTGCCGTTCTCGATGTTGCTCAATCTGGCGTCTGTCGCAGGGGCAGAAGAGAAAGATCAGCTTTGGGGCTATATCCGCTCTTACGCGCCTGATGCCTCGCCCGAGGCCAACCCGCAACTGGATGCGGCGGCGGGCTATGCGGTGCGCTATTACAACGATTTTGTGAAACCCGAAAAGACGTTTCGTGCACCGACGGATGCGGAGCGCGCCGCGATGGTTGATCTGGCTGCGGCCCTTAAATCCCCTGAGGCGGCTTTGGCCGAGATTGCCAAAAAGAACGCTGCGGTTGGCTCACAGGACGCTTTGCCCGAGGTGAATTTTGCCGATGGTGATTTTTTGCAAACGATTGTGTTCGCGGTGGGAACGAACCACGAATTTTCCAATTTGCGCGAGTGGTTCAAGGCGCTCTATGAGGTGCTTTTGGGGCAATCACAAGGCCCACGGTTCGGCTCGTTCATGGCGCTTTACGGCGTTGAGGACAGTATTGCGCTGATCGAAAAAGGTCTGGCGGGCGAGTTGTCTTAA
- a CDS encoding tellurite resistance TerB family protein yields the protein MADLPHSLTPQDCLVATMIAVSLSDENMRTSELVTIETIVNHMPVFANFDPDRIKTVSSVVFDLFGEEDGLDALFGLIRENLPEPLFETAYALACDVAAADGHTYEAELQMLAEIRYELAIDRLHAAAIERGARARYATLPNE from the coding sequence ATGGCTGATCTCCCGCATTCCCTCACGCCCCAAGACTGTTTGGTGGCCACCATGATCGCCGTGTCCCTGTCGGACGAGAACATGCGCACCTCGGAACTCGTGACAATTGAAACCATCGTCAACCACATGCCCGTGTTTGCCAACTTCGATCCCGACCGCATCAAAACCGTATCGTCCGTGGTCTTTGACCTGTTTGGCGAAGAGGACGGTTTGGACGCACTCTTCGGTCTGATCCGTGAAAACCTACCCGAGCCGCTCTTTGAAACCGCCTATGCTCTGGCCTGTGATGTCGCCGCCGCGGACGGTCATACCTATGAGGCAGAATTGCAAATGCTAGCCGAAATTCGCTATGAATTGGCGATTGACCGGTTGCACGCGGCCGCTATCGAACGTGGCGCGCGCGCCCGCTATGCGACCTTGCCAAACGAATAA
- the dacB gene encoding D-alanyl-D-alanine carboxypeptidase/D-alanyl-D-alanine-endopeptidase, with translation MSESRSKLVSRRAALGLLLGGVAGAALGQDSAAVSFSSPFPRPRPAGFHKRAIASSEALIAASGLSGQVSFALADAATGEMLEARHPVLRLPPASVAKAVTSIYALETLGAGFTFETRVYATGPVDAGKIQGDLILVGGGDPTLDTDMLAGLAANVRAAGITGVTGRFLIWDGALPRIEQIDDQQTEYAGYNPTITGLNVNYNRVHFEWKRSGADYTVKMDARAERYAPDVRIASMRIAPRDLPVFDWDAGQGRDEWSVARSALGNGGARWLPVRLPALYAGEVFQAVARQNGIALPKAERAEGKPTGNQIATHKSPPLAQMVKEMLLYSTNLTAEVLGLSATLARVGAGVGARGAEAVTLKSSAAAMNAWAEARLGMRHLSFVDHSGLGGESHVSTSDMVRLFAARGIEPLIGPLLKSIAMPDATGKKVDPDHPVRVIAKTGTLDFVSTLAGYVTGPDGRRMAFAIFAADLPARARAKAAGDEVPRGAKTFNSSAKKLQKQLLDRWGMIYAS, from the coding sequence ATGTCCGAGTCACGATCGAAATTGGTAAGCCGCCGTGCGGCCTTGGGGTTGCTTTTGGGCGGCGTTGCAGGCGCAGCGTTGGGACAAGACAGCGCGGCTGTGTCGTTCTCCTCGCCATTTCCCCGTCCGCGTCCTGCGGGCTTTCACAAACGGGCGATCGCCAGTTCCGAGGCGTTGATTGCGGCGTCAGGTCTTTCCGGGCAAGTCTCGTTCGCTTTGGCGGATGCCGCTACGGGTGAGATGTTGGAGGCGCGCCACCCCGTTTTGCGCCTGCCTCCTGCGTCCGTTGCAAAGGCCGTGACATCGATTTATGCGCTCGAAACGCTTGGCGCGGGGTTCACGTTTGAGACGCGGGTCTATGCGACAGGGCCGGTGGACGCGGGCAAGATTCAGGGCGATCTCATTCTGGTGGGCGGCGGCGATCCGACATTGGACACGGATATGCTCGCGGGCTTGGCCGCAAACGTGAGAGCGGCGGGGATCACGGGTGTTACGGGGCGGTTCCTGATCTGGGATGGTGCATTGCCACGGATTGAGCAGATCGACGACCAACAAACGGAGTATGCGGGCTATAATCCAACGATCACGGGCCTGAACGTGAACTACAACCGCGTGCATTTTGAATGGAAACGCTCGGGGGCGGATTACACGGTCAAAATGGATGCCCGCGCCGAGCGCTATGCGCCTGATGTGCGCATTGCATCCATGCGTATTGCGCCGCGCGACTTGCCTGTGTTCGATTGGGACGCGGGGCAGGGACGCGATGAATGGAGCGTGGCGCGGTCGGCGCTTGGCAATGGTGGGGCGCGGTGGTTGCCCGTGCGTTTGCCTGCGCTCTATGCGGGTGAAGTGTTTCAGGCGGTGGCGCGCCAAAACGGGATTGCGTTGCCCAAGGCCGAACGGGCAGAGGGCAAGCCTACGGGAAATCAAATTGCCACACATAAAAGCCCGCCTTTGGCGCAAATGGTCAAAGAGATGTTGTTATACTCGACCAACCTGACGGCAGAGGTTTTGGGGTTATCGGCGACATTGGCGCGGGTGGGGGCGGGAGTGGGTGCGCGAGGGGCTGAGGCCGTTACGCTCAAATCCTCGGCTGCGGCGATGAATGCATGGGCCGAGGCGCGGCTTGGCATGCGGCATTTGTCATTTGTCGATCACTCGGGGTTGGGCGGGGAGAGCCATGTGTCGACCTCCGATATGGTGCGGTTGTTTGCGGCGCGCGGCATAGAGCCACTGATCGGCCCGCTGTTGAAATCCATCGCGATGCCCGATGCCACGGGCAAAAAGGTTGATCCGGATCACCCCGTGCGTGTGATTGCCAAGACAGGTACGCTTGATTTCGTGTCGACCTTGGCGGGATATGTGACGGGACCGGATGGGCGGCGTATGGCGTTTGCGATTTTTGCGGCGGATTTACCCGCACGTGCGCGCGCCAAGGCGGCGGGTGACGAAGTGCCGCGCGGGGCCAAGACATTCAATTCGTCGGCCAAAAAGCTACAAAAGCAACTCTTGGACCGATGGGGCATGATCTACGCGAGTTGA
- a CDS encoding nicotinate-nucleotide adenylyltransferase, with translation MNRYQIPQARRGQVIGLLGGSFDPAHEGHVHITRAALKRFGLDAVWWLVTPANPLKDRGPAPMDMRLKRARDVMDHPRVTVTDIETYTGTRYTAATLDALRALYPDVTFVWLMGADNLAQFHHWQDWRGIMATTPVGVIARPGARGAARNSVAAQTYAHAKLPARASRLLGRHGVPSWCFINVAMSDASSTRIRDAGEWPRA, from the coding sequence ATGAACCGCTACCAAATCCCACAGGCCCGCCGTGGTCAGGTTATCGGCCTTCTTGGCGGATCGTTTGATCCGGCCCATGAGGGGCATGTCCATATTACGCGCGCAGCACTCAAGCGGTTTGGATTGGATGCGGTGTGGTGGCTTGTGACGCCTGCGAACCCGTTGAAGGACCGTGGACCCGCCCCGATGGATATGCGCCTAAAGCGCGCGCGTGATGTGATGGATCATCCCCGTGTCACGGTGACGGATATCGAAACATATACGGGAACGCGGTACACGGCGGCCACGTTGGATGCGTTACGCGCGCTTTATCCCGATGTGACGTTCGTGTGGCTGATGGGGGCGGATAATCTCGCGCAGTTTCACCACTGGCAGGATTGGCGCGGCATTATGGCGACAACACCCGTCGGGGTCATTGCACGTCCCGGTGCACGGGGGGCCGCACGCAATTCGGTGGCTGCACAGACCTATGCACATGCCAAATTACCAGCGCGGGCCTCGCGGCTTTTGGGGCGTCACGGTGTGCCATCGTGGTGCTTTATCAATGTCGCGATGAGTGATGCCTCCTCAACACGTATTCGCGATGCGGGCGAGTGGCCGCGCGCGTGA